The Anaerolineales bacterium genome includes the window GCCTGACGATTTGCTACGGCGCCTACATGAGCGAGATCTACCGCGCCGGGATCCAAAGCATCCCCAAGGGGCAGATCGAAGCCGCGCGCTCGCTGGGGATGAGCTACGCCCAGACGATGCGCTACGTGGTCCTGCCGCAGGCGGTGCGGGTGATTCTGCCGCCGATGGGCAACGAGTTCGTCTCACTGCTCAAGGATTCCTCGCTGGTAAGCGTCGTGGCGGTGGCCGACATGACCCGCCGCGGCCAGGAGTTCATGTCGGTCAATTTCATCCCGCTTGAAACCTGGGCGATGATCGCGCTGCTGTACCTGATGATGACTCTCTTCTCCGCGCGGATCGTGACCTGGATCGAGAAGCGGTCGAAGTTCGAGAGGTGAGCGAATGAAAAAAACCGACGGCTCGGACATCATGATCCGCATCGAAAACGTGGTCAAGCGCTTCGGCGCGCTGGAAGCGGTGTGCGGGGTGAACCTCGAGGTGAAGCGCAAGGAATGCGTGGTGATCATCGGCCCCTCGGGATCGGGGAAATCCACCCTCCTGCGCTGCATCAACCGGCTGGAGGAATACGACCAAGGCCGCATCACCGTCGACGGCATCCCGCTCGACACGGCCGAAAACATCAACGCGGTGCGGGCCGAGGTCGGGATGGTCTTCCAGGGATTCAACCTGTTCATGCACCTGACGGCGCTGGAGAACATCACCCTCGCCCAGCGCATCATCCGCAAGCGCGACCGGGCCGAGTCGGAGCGGGTGGCGCGCGAGCTGCTCGAAAAGGTCGGCATCCCCGACAAGGCGAAGTGCTACCCCGCCCAGCTTTCGGGCGGCCAGCAGCAGCGGGTGGCCATCGCCCGGGCTCTGGCGATGAACCCCAAGGTGATGCTGTTCGACGAGCCGACCAGCGCCCTGGATCCGGAGATGATCAACGAAGTGGTGGACGTGATGGAAAAGCTGGCCTTCGAGGGGATGACGATGGTGGTCGTCTCGCACGAGATGGGCTTCGCACGCGCCGCGGCCGACCGGGTGATCTTCATGGACGAGGGCCAATTCATCGAGGAGGGCGAGCCCGAGGCGCTGTTTTCCCGCCCGCGGC containing:
- a CDS encoding amino acid ABC transporter ATP-binding protein, whose protein sequence is MIRIENVVKRFGALEAVCGVNLEVKRKECVVIIGPSGSGKSTLLRCINRLEEYDQGRITVDGIPLDTAENINAVRAEVGMVFQGFNLFMHLTALENITLAQRIIRKRDRAESERVARELLEKVGIPDKAKCYPAQLSGGQQQRVAIARALAMNPKVMLFDEPTSALDPEMINEVVDVMEKLAFEGMTMVVVSHEMGFARAAADRVIFMDEGQFIEEGEPEALFSRPRQARTKDFLGKVLHVHAQ